The following are encoded in a window of Sphingobacteriales bacterium genomic DNA:
- the accC gene encoding acetyl-CoA carboxylase biotin carboxylase subunit codes for MKKREIKKILVANRGEIALRVMRSAKEMGITTVAVFSEADRLAPHVRYADEAICIGPPLSKDSYLRMDKIIDVCKQLNVDAIHPGYGFLSENAEFARKVEDAGLIFIGPPASAIEMMGNKLAAKEIAKKYDIPLVPGTDYAIEDVELGKKICREIGYPVLIKAAAGGGGKGMKTAHSEDEFEELMKLAISEAKSAFGDGSVFIEKYVASPRHIEIQILADQYGNIIHLNERECSIQRRHQKVIEEAPSSVLTPELRRKMGKAAISVAWACNYVGAGTVEFLLDENKNFYFLEMNTRLQVEHPVTEYICHIDLVKEQIRIARGEPLQYSQGDVMIKGHAIEARIYAEDPKNNFLPAIGKLTTYIPPLGKGVRVDDGYEEGMEISIYYDPLIAKLIAFGKTRDKAISRMIRALEEYRIAGVKTTIDFCRFVMEHEAFRSGNFDTHFIEKYFKPEYLNRENKDERELAALLAAKTIAEKSKNQVKITLQQNKASNWKKLR; via the coding sequence ATGAAAAAGAGAGAAATTAAAAAGATTTTAGTAGCCAACAGGGGAGAAATTGCCCTTCGTGTCATGCGCTCAGCCAAGGAAATGGGAATAACAACGGTTGCGGTTTTTTCAGAAGCCGACCGTCTTGCACCCCATGTCCGTTATGCCGATGAAGCTATTTGCATCGGGCCACCTCTTTCAAAGGATAGTTATCTCCGCATGGATAAAATCATTGATGTATGCAAACAGTTGAACGTGGATGCCATTCATCCGGGATATGGGTTTTTATCGGAGAATGCAGAATTTGCCAGGAAAGTCGAAGATGCCGGTCTCATCTTTATCGGGCCTCCTGCCAGTGCCATTGAGATGATGGGAAATAAACTGGCTGCCAAGGAAATTGCCAAGAAATATGATATTCCATTGGTGCCGGGGACTGATTATGCTATTGAAGATGTGGAACTTGGGAAAAAGATTTGTCGTGAAATAGGTTATCCGGTTTTAATTAAAGCTGCAGCCGGAGGCGGGGGAAAAGGAATGAAAACAGCCCATTCTGAAGATGAGTTTGAGGAGTTGATGAAACTTGCCATCAGCGAAGCTAAAAGTGCTTTTGGTGATGGCTCTGTTTTTATAGAAAAATATGTTGCCTCACCGCGGCATATTGAAATACAAATACTTGCCGATCAGTATGGCAATATTATCCACCTGAACGAAAGGGAATGCTCCATTCAGAGAAGGCATCAGAAAGTCATTGAAGAAGCACCTTCTTCGGTTCTGACTCCTGAATTAAGGAGAAAAATGGGTAAAGCCGCAATTTCGGTTGCCTGGGCATGCAATTATGTGGGAGCAGGTACTGTTGAGTTTTTGCTGGATGAAAATAAAAACTTTTATTTCCTTGAAATGAATACACGTCTGCAGGTTGAGCATCCGGTAACCGAATATATCTGCCATATTGATCTGGTAAAAGAGCAAATCAGGATTGCAAGAGGTGAGCCCCTTCAGTATTCCCAGGGAGATGTAATGATTAAGGGACATGCCATTGAAGCAAGGATATATGCTGAAGACCCCAAAAATAACTTTTTACCAGCCATCGGAAAGCTGACCACCTATATTCCACCTTTGGGCAAGGGTGTCAGAGTGGATGATGGCTATGAAGAAGGAATGGAAATTTCTATTTACTATGACCCCTTAATTGCCAAACTGATAGCATTTGGTAAAACCCGTGACAAAGCAATAAGCCGGATGATTCGGGCACTGGAAGAATACCGGATTGCAGGGGTTAAAACCACTATTGACTTTTGTCGTTTCGTCATGGAGCATGAAGCATTCAGAAGTGGCAATTTTGACACACATTTTATTGAAAAGTATTTTAAACCCGAATATCTGAACAGGGAAAACAAGGATGAAAGAGAACTGGCTGCCCTTTTAGCTGCAAAGACTATTGCGGAAAAAAGTAAAAATCAGGTTAAAATTACACTTCAACAAAATAAAGCTTCAAACTGGAAAAAGCTAAGGTAG
- a CDS encoding TerB family tellurite resistance protein — MGLFRTFESGEHKKIKSHFENLVAVALSDGVIDEKEKEYLLSLAQNYSITEEEIMHIIENPDHYVFTAPVDKAERQKQLKEIIRLLLADGKVTQSEINICKKMAVALNYNPSIVVRITNLLQKYMDRPFDLYGILSEIDDIIE; from the coding sequence ATGGGACTTTTCAGAACATTTGAAAGCGGAGAACATAAAAAAATCAAAAGTCATTTTGAAAATCTGGTTGCTGTAGCATTATCGGATGGAGTAATTGATGAAAAAGAGAAAGAATATCTGCTTTCACTTGCACAAAACTATTCTATCACCGAAGAAGAAATAATGCATATTATCGAAAACCCGGATCACTATGTTTTTACTGCCCCTGTTGATAAAGCAGAAAGACAGAAACAATTGAAGGAAATAATACGGTTGTTACTGGCAGATGGAAAAGTAACTCAGAGTGAAATTAACATTTGTAAGAAAATGGCCGTGGCCCTGAATTATAATCCCTCAATAGTGGTCAGGATTACCAATTTATTGCAGAAATATATGGATCGTCCTTTCGATTTGTACGGCATACTTTCCGAAATTGATGATATAATCGAATGA
- a CDS encoding acetyl-CoA carboxylase biotin carboxyl carrier protein subunit: MFKALINNEEELSIEFNGNNLSSGTINGTPFNWDIVQVENGSNYFHIIYNNQSYNASILEFDKEQKKIVVSIRGNIYHVQVSDHYDELLKKLGVKNQNSTKVKELKAPMPGLVKEIIAKVGEKVSQGQSLMILEAMKMENIIKSPVEGIIKSIEVQKDKAVEKNQVLLKFQ; this comes from the coding sequence ATGTTTAAAGCGTTAATAAATAATGAAGAAGAGCTCAGTATTGAGTTCAACGGAAATAATCTCAGCTCGGGTACTATTAACGGGACACCCTTTAACTGGGATATTGTTCAGGTTGAAAATGGCAGCAATTATTTCCACATTATTTATAATAACCAGTCGTATAATGCTTCTATCCTTGAATTTGATAAAGAGCAAAAGAAAATTGTCGTTAGCATCAGAGGCAATATCTACCATGTTCAGGTTTCTGACCATTATGATGAATTACTGAAAAAACTCGGAGTTAAGAATCAGAATTCAACCAAAGTCAAGGAATTAAAAGCCCCTATGCCGGGGCTTGTCAAAGAAATTATTGCCAAGGTTGGAGAAAAGGTCAGCCAAGGTCAGTCGCTGATGATTCTTGAAGCCATGAAAATGGAAAATATCATAAAATCGCCTGTTGAAGGAATCATCAAATCCATTGAAGTTCAAAAAGATAAAGCAGTTGAAAAGAATCAGGTTCTGTTAAAATTCCAGTAA